The nucleotide window CCAATTGCCGTTGGGTATTGTTTATAGGTATTTATAAGTCTGTTAAAATAGTTAGGTTCTAAAATGGTATCATCATCTAAAAAACAAACAACTTCAGTATCTTTTTCTAGTTTACTTATACCATAATTACGTTGCTTTGTTAGGCCTTTATCTTTTTCACCTACCTTATAATATTCTGTATTTATAAAATTACCATTAGATACTAAATGCTTTGTTTTTTCATTTTCTGAAGCATCAATAATTAGCACATAATTGGGATATAACGTTTGCTTTAAAACAGATTTAAGCAGTTTTTCTAGAGCCAAAGAACGATTGTATGTGCAAATGATTAAACTAAAGTTCATAATTATCTTGGCTTCTGTTTTTTATGAATTAGCGCTTGCGCCATGGATTCGCTCACTTGCCAACGCTTCCTAAAACGTTTAAGATATGCAATTGGGTTCTTAATATGTTGATGCTTATAATATTTAAGACACAAAATAGTCTTATATCCTAAAAGTTGTGTTTTGGTATGATGCAACTTTCTAAAAAGCATAATACTAGGTGATGGTTTGGGTGGCAACGCCGTGTTTTTGATATTCTCTTTTAAATTTGAAGCTCTAAAACCACCCAGAGGTGCCTTTAGATGTAGTAATTTTAGCTGTGATATATAGATAATGTCTTCGCCAATGCGTCTTAACTGCATTCCAAAATCAACATCTTCACCATAACCATGCTCAAAAGCCATATTAAACCTGAGGGTTTTAAGGACACCTGCATTTACTATACTGCAACCAGAACCAAAAGCTGCCCATTGTATTATCACTTTTGTTTGGTCAATCTCATTTAGTTGTAGGCATGCAAAATTAAGAACATTAGTGCCCAACTGCTGTAAATATACTAGTGCCTGCTGTAATAATGATGTGTCGTTTATTCTAATATCATCATCTGCAAAAAAAACATAGTTAGACGTTATAAGGTCTAAGGCCATATTGCGCGCATTACATGCTCCTGTCTTATGAATAAACTTATGAACTATTTTAAAAGGCCATGTTTCGTTGTATATGTAATCTAATTCTGAGCTTGATGTTTTATCTGGATTCTGCTCTACAATAATAATTTTAGTCGGTAAAATGGATTGTAACTTTAGGTCTTTCAGGAAGTTATACAGATAGGTCTTTCTACCCATTGTTGGTATAATAACATCTATAGATGGATTTGTAGTTTTAATGTTAGTATTGTCCACGGTAGGTAGCACACTAAAATCAATCTTACGCTTCTTAAAAACAACGCCATAAAAGCATCCTAAAACTGTAAGTCGTTTTTCGTAAATCAAAAGATTAATAAAAAATAAAACAAGCCATCTTTTTTTGTAGTGCAACGCAATAAACCTATAGAGATCATATATGCTTGCAGTTTTATGCTTAATATTTACTCTGTTAGATAGCAACTGAGGTACAGAATAACACCACAGACCAACAGCCATGCCTAACTTTGCTATAGAATTAAGTGCAAAATCGAAATTTTTGTCATTAACTGTATGGCGAAATTTTAATAAATTTTTTGAATGAATAACACCACAATCACTTCCCATTAACCAAGTAGAATACTTCACACTTTTATCTACATTTATGAATGGTGAATCTTCAACATAACCGATTTTACAGCCTATGTAAGGCAACGTGGTATATGACCACATAAAATGAGGCTTAAAATTATTTAAGATATATTCTCTGTTTATACAAGTTTGAAGACGCTCTTGGTACCATAATAAGACTTCGTCTTGGTGGTGGGCAGCAACAACATATATTTGATTAATTAAAGTTTGATTATTGTCTATACCCGAAAGTTCAACACGCCTTCCATTTTTATATAAATCTATAATTTTATAGCCATTATGTTTTACTTCAATCACTTGCTTATAAGTTTTTTGTAAAACTCAATATTTTTTCTAGCCTGAAACGTCATGTTAAACTCCTTATCTACTTTTAATCTAGCAGCCTTACCAATTTCAATACATTTTGGTATATCGTTTAGTAATTCAATAATTCTATAAGCGTATAACTGATGTTGGCTAGGATGTACTAAATAACCATTTTTACCATCGTCTATTAACGATTTTGCCCAACCAATATTAGTATTAACTACTGCCTTTTGTAAAGCCATAGACTCTATGGTAACCATCCCTAAGGTCTCTGCAAAAGAAGGAAAAACACAAACATGAGCACTTTTTATATAATCCTTAACATTACTGTAAGGTACCTTACCCAAATACGTAGTATGATTTAAGGCTTTTGAGGATAATTTTGCTTTAAATAACGAATAAGTAGATGCATTACCCGTCTGTATATCTGCACTATCTGCACCGACCAAAATTAGTTTTGCATTAGGGTTAGAATCTATAACTAGATTAAAAATTGATGCCAATTCTAAAACTCCTTTTTTTCTTATAACGGTGCCTATGTAAAGTATAGTATTGGGTTCAAAAACCGAAGGGTTATCGTTTTTAAAATCATCTAATGTTATACCGTAATGAATAGTCTTTATTCTATTTTCTTTTAAACGGAATAACCGTTTGGTTTGCTCACCTGCAAAATCAGTTGGTGCTATGTAAGCATCTGCTGCTTTGATGGCTTTTTGCTCCAAAAAACGGTTTTTCCATTTTTGAGGACGTTTTTCTAAATGGCAAAAGTAGGTATCGCTGCCATGAAATCTTATAACTAGTGGTAACTTAAACTTCATAAAAGCTGTGATACCTGTCCAATCTGGCGCTTCTAAAAGCTCAATACCTTCTTCTATGCAAATAGTATTGATACGCTTATTTACATAGCGCCTGTACAACAACCAATTAAGTGCAATAAACGTTCTGTGTTTTATCTTATAGAGCTTAATATTATTTTCTTTGATGATTTCATCTTTGTTTTGCCCCATAACAAATACACTAACGTTATGGCCTTCTTTAGACAGCGCTAATACTAAATGTTTTATGCTGGTGCCCAAACCACCAGAATTACCTGTAGATGGATGTGGATACTCCATTGTGATAAACCCTATGTGCAACTTTTTGTTTGACTCCATTGGCATTAAAGCGCTTTTAAAATCCGTTCCGACGCCTTATCAAAAGGTGCTGTGTTTACTATTTGAAACCATTTGTTTGCCGCTTCAGCAATTTTATCTGACGATTCTATCATTCTTAATACATCTGATTCCATATCTGGGCTATCCAACCAAACAACAACACCTCTACTAGGTTGTGATCTAAAATGGATATAGTTATATACTTTAACACCTTTTTTAATATTTAATTCGGCATCATAATGGTAATTCAGATAAGCACATGGCTTATGATGCGTAGCAAAATCGAAAGCCATTGAGGATCCTAAATTAATGACTCCTACACAATATTTGGCCAAATGCGTCAATAAGACACTATCCTTAGCTTCTGGAAAAATTTGATTCCATTGACCACCATACTGCTTCCATTGAGGCTCAATTGGGACTACAACATCCTTAAAGTCGTTTAAAACAGTATCGTAGCGAGACGAAAAATCTACTGGGCAACGTCTAAAAATCAACCCTATTTTATGTCCTTTATTATTGAGCTCTCTTACCGATTTGGCGACGTCCCTTAGGTACAAATGGTCCTTTGGACTCGTTGTAATATCATCGCCACTAAAGCATAGATAATTGTAATCCTTATTGAGATGGTATGCATTATAAAATTGATCTTTAGTTAAGCCTTCAGCAGCATTATAATAAGGCTCAAATTGAGGTGTACCAGTAACAGATACTTGATGATCTTTAATAAATCGGTGATAGTTGCATAGTTGAAATTTCATAAGGTCACTCCAAACATGATACTCATCTGTAATAACATCTAACGTGGATTTGGGTAAATTATCCCAAGAAAACACAAAACCTATTGTTTTAATATTTAAGGCTTTAGCTGCTTCAATCGGTGCAATAGCCAAAACAGATCTTTGACTTGTGTTATAGACCACATCTGGATTAATTGCTTTAAGCGTTTTAACACAACTTTTATAATATGCTGTTCTGCATTCTAGTTTGTTAGTCTTAAGTCTTAACCATTTTAGACCACTTTCGGTATTACAGAAAAAAATTAAAATCTTAGATAGAATTGTCCTGATAATGTTCTTAACACCCTTGTAAGACCAAGGAAATTTATAGGCATGATAGATTGGGTCTTTATCTCTCCGCGCAAAACAATTTAACTCTACATGCTTACGTGCGTTTTTAAAAACACTTGTAAGAAAATGTAATTTAGGAGGTGGTAGTTTTGTGGTTTTATATCCTAAACTTGAAATGTCAAATGCTGTACCATCCCAAAACATAATGTCGTAACCGGCTTCTTCTGCTTTTTTATAAAACGAAGTGTATGCAAAGTTTCTGAGGCTAACACCATCTGTTAATAAAACTAGAATACGTGGTTTACCCATAATTTTGAAATTGCTTTTGATGGTTTATGGACCATACTTTTGTTGACTCTAAAGTTCTTATAAACAACTCTGCACTATTGCCGTCGCCAAAATTATCTTTTTTATCTTGAGATATGCTACCCAACTGATTAAAAGCCTGTAAAATTTCTGATGTATTACAAGCCACATTAATAATTTTTTTAGAGTTGACTCTATTAAGTTGTCTGCTGCCAATATTAATGGTTGGTATGCCATAATATGGAGCTTCTCTAACACCTGCACTACTGTTACCTATTATAAATTTTGAATTTTTAAGTAGTGTTAAAAAATACTCAAACCTAATGGATGGATAAACCTTAAATCTCTTATTTTCATTTAACTTTTCGTAAGATTTTAAAATATATTTACTACCTAAATCATTATTTGGGTATATAACCACGTAATTTCTGTTACTCTCTATAAGTGCATTAACAAATTCGAGCGCTTTTTTTTCTATGCGTTCTATTTCTGTAGTTACAGGATGAAACATTGCAACAGCATAGTTTTCAAATTCAATCCCATAGTACTCCTTAACCTCGGCTATATTTGGCAGATTGTCTGAAAACATAATATCTACATCTGGCGAGCCTATTGTAAAAATTGAGTGCTCTAACTCTCCCATTTGCATTAATCGCTTTTTGGCTTCTTCGTTAGAAGTGTAATGAATATGGCTTAGTTTTGATACGGAGTGCCTAATAAGTTCGTCTATAGTTCCTGATATTTCACCGCCTTCAATATGTGCCACCAAAATATTATTTAAACTACCGACAATGGCACCTGCTAGGGCTTCTACTCTATCTCCATGTACTACGATGAGATCTGGTTTAATCGTTTTTATGTACTCTGAAAATCCGTTTATGGTCTTAGCTAGCGTTAAGTCCATAGTGGCTTCATCAGTATGGTTTTTAAACGTTGCTACGTTTTTAAAACCGCAACGTTCAACCTCAATAAGTGTGTAACCATACTCGTGCATCATATGCATACCAGTAACAAATATGTAGGGTTCAAACGCGTCGTGATTTTCGACTGCTTGGATTAAAGCTTTTATCTTTCCAAAATCTGCTCTAGTACCTGTTAAAAAAACTAGTCTGCGTTTCATTATTTAACAATGTATGAGATGGCGTTAGAGTAAGGTAATTTTTTAACTTCTACTTGGTCTTTGAAGAAGTCATCAACGGCTTTATTTGTGCCTGCAAAAGCACCATAGTCATCTAAAATAATGATGCCGCCTTTGGTTACTTTTGAGTATAGGCTTTCTAAAATGTATTTGGTAGGCTCATATAAATCTACGTCAATATGTAGTAATGAAATTTTAAGTTGTGGATTGTTTTGAAGGTAAACCTCTAATGTTTTTAGGATATCACCCTCAATGATATCAACATTTTTTCTAAGATTCTGCTTTTCTAAAAGTTGTATTAACTCATCTTTAGAAATGCTCTTTCCGCCTTTAGTTTCTTTAACAAAAGCGTCTCGCCTTAATTTATCATCTTCAAAATTTGCTTCAGGAAAATCACCAAAGACATCAAAACCTATAATCTTACGACTGCTGGTTTGCTCTAACAAATCCCTGAACTTTATCCATCTAAAAAAAGAATTGCCTTTAAAAATTCCGAACTCTACAATCTCTCCTCTAATATCTGAGGTACGTTTAAAAAACTCTAAATGTGTAATAAACTTGCTAAACCTTGAAGGGTCTGCAGTGGCATAGAATCCATTTTCATAGTCGAATCGCTTTTCTAAATCGTATAATTGTTCCATTATTTGAAATCTGAATAATCTAAGTGCTCACCTTCTTCAATATCTCTTGTCGCGGTTTTACCTAATAAATTATTGTAATGTTCAGCCAAAATTTTACCCGTACCTGGTCGTTTTACCCAAATATTATTCTCTGATAATATTTCGCCAGACTTAATATTGGCTATGGTACATACTGTTGCAAAAGCAAAGTCTATAGTTACTTTTTCTTCTGCGGCTGGTTGTTTTGTACCACCACGCATAGACCATATTTCTTGGCTACCGGCAACCAACTGCCTGCAAGCATGCTCATCCATACTACAAACAATATCTGGACCTTGTCTTTTCATGTGGTCTGTAAAATGACGCTCTAAAATGGAGGCTCCTAATGCCACTGCACCTAAACACGCATTATTGTTGAGCGTGTGGTCACTTAGCCCAAAAACATTATCTGGGAAAGCTTTGTGCAACTCTATCATTGCTCCATAACGCACCAGATGTGTAGGCGTAGGATATAAATTGGTAGTATGTAGTAATGCGAGTGGTGTTTTGTGTTTGTTGAAAATGTTCACTGCTTTTTGTACACTCTCAATGGTATTCATTCCGGTACTCATAATTACAGGTTTACCAAATTTAGCAATGTGTTCTAAAAGTGGGTAGTTATTACATTCTCCCGAACCAATTTTATATGCAGGAACATCAAACTTTTTTAATCGTTCTGCGGCAGCTCTAGAGAATGGTGTTGAGATAAAAATCATGCCTTTACTTTCTACATAATTTTTTAGCTCTAACTCTTCATTTTCGTTAAGTGCGCAGCGCTCCATAATTTCGTATATAGACACATCTGCATTACCAGGAATTACTGATTTTGCAGCTTTGCTCATTTCATCTTCTACAATGTGTGTTTGGTGCTTTACCATCTCTGCACCTGCTCTATGTGCTGCATCAACCATTTCTTTGGCTACTGACAAAGCGCCTTCGTGGTTAATCCCTATTTCTGCAATTACCAATGGAGGATAATCTCTTCCTATTTTTCTTCCTGCTATTTCTATAAATGGATTATTTGTCATTATAAGTGTTTAATATGTACTTGGCATACTCCAAATCCTCTAATGTATCAATATCTACTTCTGCAAATTTATGATTTACTTCTAGCGGATACGACGTTTCATCAAAGATAATATCCCTTTTTATCAACTCCTTACTGGTGATGTATAATAGGCCGTTTTCGTAGTACAAAGGTTCTAAATCCTGACTTCGTTGACCAAATGTATAATTAAACGGAATAAAGTTACCGTTGTTAATCTTACCAAGCTTTTTGTAATCCCTACTTACAGTAAATAAACTGGTAAGATTGTTTTGTGTATAGATGCTATAAGCATCTTTTAATAAGGATTTTGGTCGTAATGGATTGGTTGGTTGTAGTAGTATTACATCTGTAAACTGTTCTTTTAAAAACTCTAATGCATGTTTAAGCACTGATACTGTTGTTGAATCATCTAGCGCTAACGCTTTTGGTCTGTCTATAATTTTAGCTCCATAGTCTTTAGCGATTGTCTTTATTTGGGCATCGTCCGTAGAAACGTAAATGTGTTTTATGTTGTAGTGTTGTGCATATTTTATACTATGGGCAATTAGTGGTATACTGCCAAAAGGTAATATGTTTTTATTGGCCAAACGTTTAGATCCGCCTCTGGCAGGGATTATCGCAACTACATTTTTTAATACATTACTCATGCTTTTCTTTTTGCTTCTATACGTTTTCTATGAGCATACTTAACTTTTGTATTGAGTTTTTCCTTTAAATAGTGCACATAATTTTTTAGTGATGGGTTAATAAAAATGACGCGGCCTCCACCCATCCAGTGCGATTTAATAAATGGGCTGTAGTCTCTATTCTTTTCTACGCTTATTACATCTACCGCTATGGCTTTAGGAAATAGTTTCATAATCTTGTCGAATTGATTTTTACGGCATCCTTCTACAAACAATATCGTATCTTTTTTAACCAAAGTCTCCAAAGCCAATAAGTCTGTATCTCCTCCATCGATTATAATGAGGTCGAACTTATTATTGTTAATTTCGTTTACATTATCGTAAATCTTAATATCCTTATAAAACTTGGTGTTAGTCTTTAAGGCATTTAAGCAGAATGCATTGGGTTCGGTTCCTACGTAAGTGATGGGCTTACCTATACTATTGTAATAATAAAGCAATGTATCTGCTATACAGCCAATGCCAAGACCAATTTCTAAAACTGATTTTATATGATACGTTTTACAGAGATTTAAAAGTATATATAATGCATATTCTCCTGAAATATGATCACAGCCCTCATACTGACAAAATTCGTAAAATTTATGTTTTGCGATTTCTAGTTCTTTACCTGGCCTAAGTTTTATCATGATAATTATTTAATAAGTGTTTACTGTCCTAGACCTTAAAAGGGCAAACCGATAGTAATTTGTCTTGTAATGTACTAATATGTCTTTTTTCTGGCAAATTAGGATAGGTTTCAAACATACGCAACGCGTCTTCAACTTTAGGTTTTGTTGTTACTCTGCAAGGTTTATAAAGCGATAAATTTACAGACTCAAAGTAGTCTTGAAATTTAATACCATCACCAAATAGTTTATCTGAAAACTCTACCCAAACTGCTGGAATTCCATAAGCATGCGACACTATTAAACCATGGAGTGAAGACGATAAAACACGCTCGCATTGCAAAAACATATCTGTTGTAGCCTCTATGGATTGGGTCATTAAATCAATAATGCATACTGTAGCATCGTCTTTATACAACGTTTTCACAAATTCGTAGTCGGTGTAATGTGGCACTATTCCTAACTTGTACTTTTTTTTGATCGTTGGATTGTAATATTTTGGCAGTAGCAAAGCAGGATCGCCATAAACTTCTGGAACTTCGTATCCTTGTTTCAATAAGTTTTTTCGGGTTTGAGGACCTCTTACTGCCAAAAACTTAGCCGACCTAACTTTTTGATCTTTTTGAATAATACCGCTTCCCCAAACGACACATTTAGAGTTTACATTTGCCAATATGCTACCAATGGTAACATAAATGGGCTGAACATAATCTAACAAATGCCTCTTCTTTGGATGTACCCATATTATGGTCTTACCCGAGATTTTCTCTGCCAAGTATTTTCCCATTACATCTCCATAATTCTCATTTTGCTTACCCATTAATTGAGGCTCGCTCCACCAAAATAAGCGTATGTTCTTAGATTTAATCATTAGTTGGTTTGAGTTGTATTGTAAAGTGAATACGGTTTAAATCTTTAGCAATTGAGTAGGCATAATTATGATTGTAATAGTGATATAAAATTTTCTGAAGGATTAAGTCGTTAACTGCCTTCATGGTAATATATGGTTGAGACTGTTTGCCAAGCAATTTCTTTAATTGGTATTTAAAGCTTGCGTAATAAGGGTCTTCGGTTATAACAACACTTACTATTTTATTTTTGTATCCATTAAGTTCTTCTCCAAAAAAATGATCTACATGAGACTTAATATTAGAAATTTCTCTAATGACCTCCGGATTATTTAAAAGCAGTGCATCTTCTTCTGTATAGCAAATGCCCCAATTATCTGTATTTACAATTGTTGTTTGCTGCTCTTTGTGCAACAAATAATGACGTTGGTTTAACCGCATTATATTATTGAGACGCGGTAGTTTTGTTAGTTGATTATCTTTCTTTTTGGGATATCTGGGATGCCATTGGTGATATAGTAACACATCTTTTATGCTATTGTTTTTAGCTCCAAATGTTGTTAGGCGTAGGTTTAAATCCTCGTCCTCAGACCCATAAAAATGGAAAAACTCGTCTAATCCTCTTATACTTGTTAAATCTGCTTTTGAAAAAAGACCAATACCAAAGGTATCGCCTTCAAAAGACACTTTAACAGAATTTAAGTTGAGTTGTAATTGTTGCTTTTGGGTTTCTTGCTGAGATAAGTAGCCAATTCTAAACAATGAAAATGATTGTGGTTGGGCATGCTTTAAGACCGTTTCTATAAAATTTTCATTAAATAAAATATCGACATCTGCCGTTATAATATAGTTGCTTTCAGCTTTTCTTATTCCAAAGTTTAGGGTTTTGCTCTTATTCCATAATAAGCCTTTGTGACCAACATAGTAATAGGTTGCAAATTTGTATTTGTCTACAATATCTTTAATGGGTTTTGCAAAGTGCTCTTGGCTTCCGTAATCAACAAAGATGACCTCGAAATCTTTGATAGTTTGCAGCTTTAGAGACAACAAGCTAGAATTAACGCGCTTACCGTCTCGATCTCTGTAAGGAAAAATTATTGTAACCTTTTTATTACTCATTATGATTTTAAGACATACATGGTTAACAGTTAACTTATAAATTGTTTAGAGTTATTAATAATACTATTCATTCCTTCAATCCACTTTTCTTTTGTATAACAGTCTATTTTAGGTGCCAAGTAATTTTCTTTACTACCTAAATAAGCCTCTATAGCAGCAATCCATTCTTCAATAAAATGTGGGTTTTCTATCAATGTCCCTAACTTACCGTGCTGCAATACTTCTGGCACTCCACCCAAAGCCGAGGCAATACAATAATTGCCGCTATGTAACGCTTCTATCAGGCTCATTCCGAAGCCTTCGTGACATAGTGTTGGAAACAAATAACAATCTGATGTTTGGTAATACTCTGGTAAATCATCATTTGGGATTTTACCAAAAAAGCGCACACGATCTATACTTTTTTGTCGTTTTGCCCCTACAACCCATAACTCTATGGCACTGTGCTTTTTTATGAGTTGTTTCCAAACCTTAAGTATTACATCTAAGCCCTTTTTAGGACGGTCTTGAGCGCACCAAAGAAAAACTGTTTTGTTCTCTACTGAATGCTTACGTTTTAACTCTAACTTCTTTTCTACACTAAGGCTATAAAATTTAGAGTTGTCTATGCCATTATGCAACACTGAAAACAAGCAAGGTAAAATGGTGTAATAGTTTTTGTGCGCTCCGTAAGATGCCTGTGTTAAGACTACCATTTCATCAATAAACTCAAAAAACCATCGGCTTCTTGGATTTCCTAAAAACGGTGGATAGCCATGATAAAAAAACTGAATATACAGTTGGTCTCTAAGGTTTGGTTGTTCTAAGAGATTGGTATACAAAGCCTCTGCAAAGCCAAAATTATCTACAATTTGTATAATGTACGTTTCATTAGGTTTTATGTGCTCTAACAACGCATCTACATAGTTTTGGTGCGGTTTTTTCTTAAGCTTCTTTTTTAGTTTTGTGGTTATTGTATTAGGTACTATACAGTACGCTACGTTTTTAAATCTAGTCTTTGGTTCTTCACATACAATGGTGTCTATTAAAACATTGTCCGCCTCAAAATAGTTTTTGTACATCGTTGTCCAACTTCCTATGTCGTGGTAAGGTAATGGGTTTTGGGAAACTAGAATAACCTTAGGCATTGATACTTTTTTAATTTGTTCTTTGCTTTGCAAAGGTATAGGTAGACAACGAACTGTCGTTATATATATTTTGAGTTTAAAATTATACTTTTTTTATTAAAGTTTAAATAACCTGTAACCTTTTCCTGTAAATAAATATACAATAGGAGCTATAAATATGACTCTGGCTAACTTTAGTTTATATCGAGATTTTAAAAAGATACGACATAGGCCTTTTAATGTGAAAAATGCAGTATTGTAATATTTAAAATCTAAAGCATCTTTTACTGTGGTACATAAGGTTTGTAGTAAGATGTGTTCTCTTTCAGGGTTGAGTAGCTTTTTTTTATAATATGTAGTATAAATCTTAAACCTAGACGCTGCTGTAGATCGTATTTTAACCTCTGGAGGGTTGGTGTTTTTTCGCTCGCTGTGGCCACGAGCAAGGTAGGTCACCTTATCTATTATCGTATAGGACAGTGTATCGGATAGCATTTTTAAATGAAATGTCCACTCCTGCGAACTTGCCAAAGACTCATCAAAAGGGTTTACAGGCAGTTTTGATTTTTGCCAAACAATACAACCTGTTTGCCATAAGGTTTTATTGCCCATCATCTCGGCAATTAAATCAGATTTAGGAAAGATATTAGACCAATGATGTTCTATCTCTAATGTCCTATCATTAAAAACCCTAGCTTTACTTACTGATGCCACAATGCGTTTAGCCATGTGTGTCCTAAGGTGCAACTCTAAATGCTCTGGTGTTAATTTATCGTCACTATCTACCCAATTAACAAGCTGGCCTTTACTTTTTTCTAAACCAAAATTTCTAGCAGCATTACCTCCTTTAGGTCTATCTTTTGGTCTATTGTATAATTGTATTCTAGAATCTTTTTGCACATAGCCTTTAACCACTGTCTCTGTATTATCTGTACTACCATCATCTACCACTATACATTCCCAATGAGTATAAGTTTGTGCCATAATGGACTCCAGAGTATCACCAATAATATCAGCCCTGTTATAGGCTGGGATTATTATGGAAATATCGATACTCAAACTCATACCAAAAAGACTAATAATTATTAAAGATTAAATCCATATTAGTTTTAAGATTAAATCTTTGTCTAACAAACTCTTCAGCATTTTTACCCATTTCCTTTCTTAACCCTTCATTATCTATCAAAATTTTTATTGCTTTTGAAAATGATGCAATATCTTTATCTTCAACTAAAAAGCCCGTTTTACTCTCAATTATGGTATCCTTTATGCCTCCAGAGTTAAATGCAACCACAGGAACACCCATTGACTGTGCCTCAGCTGTGACTTGACCCTGCGCTTCTGCTCTTCCTGTTATATCTACAGTTGATGGCATAAGAAAAATATCCGTTTTTTCTAATAAATTTTTAATTTCTATTTGATCTCTGTGTCCTAAAAGTTTTATACTATCTTCTATCCCTAAACGGGTTATAAGATTATCTAACTTATCATAAAGTTTTCCATTTCCGACTATATTATACTTCACTTTATATCCTTGCTTAACTAGTTCACTAATAGACATTATTGCGTACTCATGTCCTTTTAATTCAATTAAACGACCTATAGATAACAATGTAATTGTCCCTTCCTCATGCTGAGAGTAATTTATATTAGCTTTAAAATAATTTACATCTACACCCATTGGGATAATAATAACCTTATTCTTTGGACAACC belongs to Winogradskyella sp. J14-2 and includes:
- a CDS encoding cytidylyltransferase domain-containing protein, whose protein sequence is MSNVLKNVVAIIPARGGSKRLANKNILPFGSIPLIAHSIKYAQHYNIKHIYVSTDDAQIKTIAKDYGAKIIDRPKALALDDSTTVSVLKHALEFLKEQFTDVILLQPTNPLRPKSLLKDAYSIYTQNNLTSLFTVSRDYKKLGKINNGNFIPFNYTFGQRSQDLEPLYYENGLLYITSKELIKRDIIFDETSYPLEVNHKFAEVDIDTLEDLEYAKYILNTYNDK
- a CDS encoding glycosyltransferase; amino-acid sequence: MKSIIYLTKSFPHKSETFIVNQITAAIEKGFDVGILTYNYLKPSNSSQEDLFSKYKLHQRVNAIDYNIPTNIFLKLLSLVKLNFLFYNYIIKAKNLSFRKRYTLLPFQIQFFKKFKKTDTFHIHFGHASFDIIKLKSLGVIQSKVIITFHGIDAHWLDDVEYNAKKKQYSEVFKYADLITVNSNYLNEKLKKLGCPKNKVIIIPMGVDVNYFKANINYSQHEEGTITLLSIGRLIELKGHEYAIMSISELVKQGYKVKYNIVGNGKLYDKLDNLITRLGIEDSIKLLGHRDQIEIKNLLEKTDIFLMPSTVDITGRAEAQGQVTAEAQSMGVPVVAFNSGGIKDTIIESKTGFLVEDKDIASFSKAIKILIDNEGLRKEMGKNAEEFVRQRFNLKTNMDLIFNNY
- a CDS encoding glycosyltransferase, which gives rise to MSNKKVTIIFPYRDRDGKRVNSSLLSLKLQTIKDFEVIFVDYGSQEHFAKPIKDIVDKYKFATYYYVGHKGLLWNKSKTLNFGIRKAESNYIITADVDILFNENFIETVLKHAQPQSFSLFRIGYLSQQETQKQQLQLNLNSVKVSFEGDTFGIGLFSKADLTSIRGLDEFFHFYGSEDEDLNLRLTTFGAKNNSIKDVLLYHQWHPRYPKKKDNQLTKLPRLNNIMRLNQRHYLLHKEQQTTIVNTDNWGICYTEEDALLLNNPEVIREISNIKSHVDHFFGEELNGYKNKIVSVVITEDPYYASFKYQLKKLLGKQSQPYITMKAVNDLILQKILYHYYNHNYAYSIAKDLNRIHFTIQLKPTND
- a CDS encoding polysaccharide pyruvyl transferase family protein, encoding MIKSKNIRLFWWSEPQLMGKQNENYGDVMGKYLAEKISGKTIIWVHPKKRHLLDYVQPIYVTIGSILANVNSKCVVWGSGIIQKDQKVRSAKFLAVRGPQTRKNLLKQGYEVPEVYGDPALLLPKYYNPTIKKKYKLGIVPHYTDYEFVKTLYKDDATVCIIDLMTQSIEATTDMFLQCERVLSSSLHGLIVSHAYGIPAVWVEFSDKLFGDGIKFQDYFESVNLSLYKPCRVTTKPKVEDALRMFETYPNLPEKRHISTLQDKLLSVCPFKV
- a CDS encoding glycosyltransferase family 4 protein, giving the protein MPKVILVSQNPLPYHDIGSWTTMYKNYFEADNVLIDTIVCEEPKTRFKNVAYCIVPNTITTKLKKKLKKKPHQNYVDALLEHIKPNETYIIQIVDNFGFAEALYTNLLEQPNLRDQLYIQFFYHGYPPFLGNPRSRWFFEFIDEMVVLTQASYGAHKNYYTILPCLFSVLHNGIDNSKFYSLSVEKKLELKRKHSVENKTVFLWCAQDRPKKGLDVILKVWKQLIKKHSAIELWVVGAKRQKSIDRVRFFGKIPNDDLPEYYQTSDCYLFPTLCHEGFGMSLIEALHSGNYCIASALGGVPEVLQHGKLGTLIENPHFIEEWIAAIEAYLGSKENYLAPKIDCYTKEKWIEGMNSIINNSKQFIS
- a CDS encoding glycosyltransferase family 2 protein; the protein is MSLSIDISIIIPAYNRADIIGDTLESIMAQTYTHWECIVVDDGSTDNTETVVKGYVQKDSRIQLYNRPKDRPKGGNAARNFGLEKSKGQLVNWVDSDDKLTPEHLELHLRTHMAKRIVASVSKARVFNDRTLEIEHHWSNIFPKSDLIAEMMGNKTLWQTGCIVWQKSKLPVNPFDESLASSQEWTFHLKMLSDTLSYTIIDKVTYLARGHSERKNTNPPEVKIRSTAASRFKIYTTYYKKKLLNPEREHILLQTLCTTVKDALDFKYYNTAFFTLKGLCRIFLKSRYKLKLARVIFIAPIVYLFTGKGYRLFKL